A single region of the Chiroxiphia lanceolata isolate bChiLan1 chromosome 20, bChiLan1.pri, whole genome shotgun sequence genome encodes:
- the LOC116796811 gene encoding C-C motif chemokine 3-like, translating to MVKATGIVCTLLLLTTLCWQSLAQRAPAMPDKCCFNFQTRRIKRDNVVACYPTSPECPHQAVIFRVRNGKEICTQASRAWVKRYQQSFQVSSFSIPS from the exons ATGGTGAAGGCAACCGGCATCGTCtgcaccctcctcctcctcaccacgttgtgctggcagagcctggctcaGA GAGCTCCAGCCATGCCAGACAAGTGCTGCTTCAACTTCCAGACAAGAAGGATCAAGAGAGACAACGTCGTTGCCTGTTACCCCACCAGCCCCGAGTGCCCACACCAGGCTGTGAT TTTCAGAGTGAGGAACGGGAAGGAGATCTGCACTCAGGCAAGCAGGGCATGGGTGAAGAGGTACCAGCAGAGCTTCCAAGTCAgctccttctccatccccagctAG
- the LOC116796813 gene encoding C-C motif chemokine 4-like, with the protein MKICSLALLTLLLAAPWTGSQGMSLRTSHAMCCHKGMFIRREIPASKIKSYQNTPSLCSRKAVILKLQKGTVCVDPEVSWFQKYLKEKKLINTSM; encoded by the exons ATGAAGATCTGCTCCTTGGCCCTGCtcaccctgctgctggcagctccctggACTGGAAGCCAGGGCATGTCCC TCCGCACATCCCATGCCATGTGCTGCCACAAGGGCATGTTCATCAGGCGGGAAATCCCTGCATCCAAAATCAAGAGCTACCAGAACacaccttccctctgctcccgcAAGGCTGTGAT TCTGAAGCTGCAGAAGGGGACGGTCTGTGTGGATCCAGAGGTGAGCTGGTTCCAGAAGTacctgaaggaaaagaagctaATCAACACCTCCATGTGA